The Sphingobacteriales bacterium genome includes a region encoding these proteins:
- a CDS encoding ferrous iron transport protein A, whose protein sequence is MTERIKDTGQMMMLKKLSEMKKGEEGEIFNILAKGEIRKRLIDFGILKGCQFRVIRKAPLGDPIEIRINNFLLSLRLEEAELIQVRQKL, encoded by the coding sequence ATGACAGAGAGGATAAAAGATACCGGCCAGATGATGATGTTGAAAAAACTTTCTGAAATGAAGAAAGGAGAAGAGGGTGAAATTTTCAATATTCTGGCTAAGGGTGAAATCCGGAAACGTCTGATTGATTTTGGAATTCTGAAAGGATGTCAGTTCAGGGTTATCCGCAAAGCTCCGTTGGGTGACCCCATCGAAATCAGGATTAATAATTTTTTGCTTAGTCTTCGGCTGGAGGAGGCGGAGCTCATACAGGTCAGGCAAAAATTATGA